A region from the uncultured Bacteroides sp. genome encodes:
- a CDS encoding pectate lyase, with protein MKKNILILFVLSLMMGEAFAQTLAFPGAEGYGKYTTGGRGGKVLIVSNLNDSGAGSLRNAVEQQGARTVVFAVSGNIVLKSSLRINNDSITIAGQSAPGEGICLAEYSLVINASNVIVRYLHVRLGDLHKLDNDGVGGGRYGQKNVILDHLSVSWSIDECLSMYKMQNLTVQWCLVAHSLNKSVHTKGSHGFGGIWGGYKATFHHNLLANNASRNPRFSSVDSTKMVDYRNNVIYNWGFKSAYGGGHHGEINMVANYYKPGPASQHHRILDVAEDGTGRYYIADNYMEGDPKVTANNWGAVGGKDVQASHVTAPFAFEPIRQDTPLQAYKRVLNAVGCSLHRDAYDKHILMQVPRGLGLDGDKGLINSQNDVGGWPVLKSGKVLTDSDGDGIPDNWERSHGLNSLDSSDGMLYTLSKDYTNVEVYLNSLISDK; from the coding sequence ATGAAAAAGAATATTCTTATTTTGTTTGTCCTATCTCTAATGATGGGAGAAGCGTTTGCTCAGACTTTGGCTTTTCCGGGTGCGGAAGGTTATGGCAAATATACCACAGGAGGACGTGGAGGAAAGGTCCTTATAGTAAGTAACCTTAATGATAGTGGGGCGGGTAGTTTGCGCAATGCTGTGGAGCAACAAGGTGCCCGAACGGTAGTCTTTGCGGTAAGTGGAAATATTGTATTGAAATCGAGTTTACGCATTAATAACGACAGCATTACTATTGCGGGGCAGTCGGCTCCGGGAGAAGGCATTTGTCTTGCCGAATATTCTTTGGTTATTAATGCGAGTAATGTTATTGTTCGTTATCTTCACGTACGCTTGGGTGATCTTCACAAGCTTGATAATGATGGCGTGGGAGGTGGACGTTACGGACAGAAGAATGTGATACTAGATCATCTTTCCGTGAGCTGGTCTATAGACGAATGTCTTTCTATGTATAAAATGCAAAATCTTACCGTTCAGTGGTGTTTAGTAGCTCATAGTCTGAATAAATCGGTACATACAAAAGGGAGTCATGGCTTTGGAGGAATCTGGGGAGGATATAAAGCTACTTTCCATCATAACTTATTGGCCAACAATGCTAGCCGGAATCCTAGGTTTTCGTCGGTAGATAGTACCAAGATGGTTGACTATCGTAATAATGTGATATATAACTGGGGATTTAAATCTGCCTATGGAGGGGGGCATCACGGAGAAATTAATATGGTCGCTAATTACTATAAGCCGGGTCCCGCATCGCAACACCATAGAATACTTGATGTGGCCGAAGATGGTACAGGTCGTTATTATATTGCCGACAATTATATGGAAGGTGATCCTAAAGTAACAGCCAATAATTGGGGTGCCGTAGGCGGTAAAGATGTGCAGGCATCACATGTCACTGCTCCTTTTGCATTCGAGCCTATTCGTCAGGATACTCCGTTGCAAGCTTATAAACGGGTGTTGAACGCTGTAGGGTGTAGTTTGCATCGCGATGCTTATGATAAGCATATACTTATGCAAGTGCCTCGTGGTCTTGGGCTTGACGGAGACAAAGGGCTTATTAATTCTCAGAATGATGTTGGTGGTTGGCCTGTATTGAAATCGGGTAAAGTTTTGACAGATTCCGACGGAGACGGTATACCTGATAACTGGGAACGCAGTCATGGCCTGAATTCATTGGATTCTTCTGATGGGATGCTTTATACGCTTAGTAAAGATTACACTAACGTAGAAGTTTATCTTAATTCATTGATTTCCGACAAATAA